In Pirellulales bacterium, a single genomic region encodes these proteins:
- a CDS encoding amylo-alpha-1,6-glucosidase yields MTTGESVREVNHQASDGEEGPFYIVAPSPGADERRRVLKQGDTFAVFDRFGDIKPGGHGEEGLYHEGTRHLSGLVLELNGERPLFLSSNIKEDNALLAIDLTNRDLHDGHHVALQRGSVHLLRIKFLWQGRAYERLRLRNFGRQPAKLSFAWRFAADYADIFEVRGTTRHRRGESERARVADDHVVLAYRGLDGVVRRTCLQFSPAPHRLTRAQAVFEADLAPGADLTYYLTVSCEHDRQARSVGVPACTAAGETPAPQSAAGEARAPQALSYDAAMQRAVGTLKAARQQACEVTTSNERFNDWLNRSIADLDMMITETPWGEYPYAGVPWFSTPFGRDGIITALEYLWLAPSVARGVLTYLAQTQASEVHDERDAEPGKILHETRGGEMAALGEVPFARYYGSVDSTPLFVLLAAAYYQRTADRELIESLWPHIERALAWMRFFGDADGDGFIEYARHSSQGLVQQGWKDSHDSVFHADGSLAKAPIALCEVQGYAYAAQRGAARLAAALGKETEAAELARHTEQLREKFEQAFWCDELGTYAMALDGDKQPCRVRSSNAGHCLYTGIAHAERARRVAAGLLSDASFSGWGIRTIAAGQPRYNPMSYHNGSVWPHDNALIAKGLARFGLKQDASRILTGLFDASLFVDLSRLPELFCGFPRRPDEGPTLYPVACLPQSWAAAAVFLLLQACMGLRISAPTAQIQFLDPMLPRWLDEVRIRNLQVGPATVDLLLRRHAEDVAVNVLSRKGGAVRVMVEK; encoded by the coding sequence ATGACGACCGGCGAATCGGTGCGTGAGGTTAACCATCAGGCCAGCGACGGCGAGGAAGGCCCTTTTTATATCGTGGCTCCATCGCCTGGGGCCGACGAACGGCGCCGCGTGCTGAAGCAGGGCGACACCTTTGCGGTGTTCGACCGGTTCGGCGATATCAAGCCCGGCGGGCACGGCGAAGAAGGACTGTACCATGAAGGTACGCGCCACCTCTCGGGCTTGGTGCTGGAATTGAACGGCGAACGCCCGCTCTTTTTGAGCTCGAACATCAAGGAAGACAACGCGCTGTTGGCCATCGACCTGACCAATCGCGACCTGCACGACGGTCATCATGTCGCGCTGCAGCGCGGCAGCGTCCACTTGTTGCGCATCAAGTTTCTCTGGCAAGGACGGGCCTACGAACGGCTTCGCCTCCGGAACTTTGGCCGCCAGCCGGCGAAGCTGTCGTTCGCCTGGCGATTTGCCGCCGATTATGCCGACATTTTCGAGGTCCGCGGCACGACGCGCCACCGACGGGGCGAAAGCGAACGAGCGCGCGTTGCCGACGACCACGTCGTGCTTGCCTATCGCGGGCTCGACGGCGTCGTGCGGCGCACATGTTTGCAATTCTCCCCCGCCCCCCATCGGCTGACTCGTGCCCAGGCGGTGTTCGAGGCCGATCTCGCTCCCGGCGCCGATCTGACCTATTATCTTACCGTTTCCTGCGAGCACGACCGCCAGGCCCGTAGTGTAGGCGTCCCCGCTTGCACAGCGGCAGGCGAGACGCCTGCACCACAAAGCGCGGCTGGCGAGGCGCGTGCGCCACAAGCACTGTCGTATGACGCCGCCATGCAACGCGCCGTCGGGACGTTGAAAGCGGCCCGGCAGCAAGCCTGTGAAGTGACCACGTCGAACGAGCGGTTCAACGATTGGCTCAACCGCAGCATCGCCGATCTGGACATGATGATTACCGAGACGCCGTGGGGCGAGTATCCCTACGCCGGCGTGCCCTGGTTCAGCACGCCTTTCGGCCGCGACGGAATCATCACGGCGCTGGAATACCTCTGGCTGGCCCCCAGCGTGGCCCGCGGGGTGCTCACCTACCTCGCCCAGACGCAGGCCAGCGAGGTCCACGATGAGCGCGATGCGGAACCGGGCAAGATCCTGCACGAAACCCGCGGCGGCGAAATGGCGGCGCTCGGCGAGGTGCCGTTCGCCCGGTACTACGGCAGCGTCGACTCCACGCCGCTGTTTGTGCTGCTGGCGGCGGCCTATTACCAGCGCACCGCCGACCGCGAGCTGATCGAGTCGCTCTGGCCGCACATCGAGCGGGCACTTGCCTGGATGCGTTTTTTCGGTGACGCCGACGGCGACGGCTTTATCGAGTATGCACGGCACTCGTCGCAAGGACTCGTGCAGCAGGGCTGGAAGGACTCGCACGATTCGGTGTTTCACGCCGATGGCTCGTTGGCCAAGGCGCCGATCGCGCTCTGCGAAGTTCAGGGCTACGCCTATGCCGCCCAGCGCGGCGCCGCCCGGCTGGCCGCCGCCTTGGGAAAAGAAACCGAGGCCGCCGAACTGGCCCGCCACACGGAGCAACTGCGGGAAAAGTTCGAGCAGGCCTTCTGGTGCGACGAGCTGGGCACGTACGCCATGGCGCTCGACGGCGACAAACAGCCCTGCCGCGTGCGCAGCTCGAACGCGGGGCATTGCCTCTACACGGGCATCGCCCACGCCGAACGCGCCCGACGCGTCGCCGCCGGCTTGTTGAGCGACGCGTCGTTTTCGGGCTGGGGCATCCGCACGATCGCAGCCGGCCAGCCGCGCTACAATCCGATGTCCTACCACAACGGCTCGGTGTGGCCCCACGACAACGCCTTGATCGCCAAGGGCCTGGCCCGTTTTGGACTGAAGCAGGACGCGTCGAGAATCCTGACCGGCCTGTTCGACGCCAGCTTGTTTGTCGATCTTTCTCGGTTGCCGGAGCTGTTTTGCGGCTTCCCACGGCGCCCGGACGAAGGACCGACGCTTTATCCGGTGGCCTGTTTGCCGCAATCGTGGGCGGCCGCCGCCGTGTTTTTGCTGTTGCAGGCATGCATGGGTCTGCGCATCTCGGCCCCCACGGCGCAAATCCAGTTTTTGGACCCGATGCTGCCGCGCTGGCTGGACGAGGTGCGGATCCGCAATTTGCAAGTCGGGCCCGCCACGGTCGACTTGCTGTTGCGACGCCACGCCGAAGACGTGGCCGTCAACGTGCTCTCGCGAAAGGGCGGCGCGGTGAGAGTGATGGTGGAAAAATAA
- a CDS encoding sigma factor-like helix-turn-helix DNA-binding protein, producing the protein MTPIRWTFHDCDELIKAEVEAYWNKKAPRLERLLKTFPEGLRDLSVSVYHNRPRAVFDGRAVLELPSRTLAAGASEKDLRALVDRLADVLATEIKRHRSRLRHDWVYRRKSRRRDELTAAGPMLEQDRRERRREAFFELLMPILRPLKEHARREVRLLEKQGTIGRGEVTAADILSEAVLRAWEEFDQRPSGWHLDVWLMDVMDDCLDKLRSEPKRVPLSNRLLAEMAEERDGGRWSASAVTMEDLMPGEESSLAWDDLGRAEQQDRVDRLLGTMPGRRRDAFTQFILEGFDAAEIAMIQDRTEAEVKADIEAARQALKELLLGHAPSQADGHEAAAARDGADEPSGRPVEAAANG; encoded by the coding sequence ATGACGCCTATCCGCTGGACATTTCATGACTGCGACGAGTTGATCAAGGCCGAGGTCGAGGCCTATTGGAACAAGAAGGCCCCGCGCCTGGAACGTCTGCTGAAAACTTTTCCCGAAGGCCTGCGCGACTTGAGCGTTTCGGTTTATCACAACCGGCCGCGTGCCGTATTCGACGGCCGAGCGGTGCTCGAATTGCCCTCGCGCACGCTGGCGGCTGGCGCTAGCGAGAAAGACCTTCGCGCCCTGGTCGACCGACTGGCCGACGTGTTGGCGACGGAGATCAAGCGCCATCGCTCGCGCTTGCGGCACGACTGGGTCTATCGGCGAAAGAGCCGCCGCCGCGACGAGCTGACCGCCGCGGGCCCGATGCTGGAACAAGACCGTCGCGAACGCCGCCGCGAAGCGTTCTTCGAGTTGCTGATGCCCATCCTGCGGCCGCTCAAAGAGCACGCGCGGCGAGAAGTGCGGTTGTTGGAAAAACAAGGAACGATCGGGCGCGGCGAAGTCACGGCGGCCGACATCCTGAGCGAAGCCGTGCTGCGCGCCTGGGAAGAGTTCGATCAGCGTCCGTCCGGATGGCATCTCGATGTGTGGCTGATGGATGTCATGGACGATTGTCTCGACAAACTGCGCAGCGAACCGAAGAGGGTGCCGCTGAGCAACCGGTTACTGGCCGAGATGGCCGAGGAGCGCGACGGCGGCCGCTGGTCGGCATCGGCCGTGACGATGGAAGACTTGATGCCCGGCGAGGAGAGCAGCCTGGCTTGGGACGATCTTGGGCGGGCCGAGCAACAGGACCGCGTCGATCGGCTGCTGGGGACCATGCCGGGGCGCCGGCGCGACGCCTTCACGCAGTTCATTCTGGAGGGCTTCGACGCGGCGGAGATCGCCATGATTCAAGACCGGACCGAAGCGGAAGTGAAGGCCGACATCGAGGCGGCGCGCCAGGCGCTCAAAGAGCTGTTGCTGGGGCACGCCCCGAGCCAAGCTGACGGCCATGAGGCAGCGGCGGCGCGTGACGGGGCCGACGAGCCAAGCGGCAGGCCGGTTGAGGCTGCGGCAAATGGATAA
- a CDS encoding helix-turn-helix domain-containing protein gives MSIIGSEPDVYFRLIKAFPLLPIESDEELDRAIAVINSLLDKPVLSPGEQGYLDVLSDLVEKYESTAHPMQPVSDGEMLRHLIEAKGVTEIAVSRATKIAAATISDVLSDKRQLTRPQIAKLANYFCVDPTVFHRELPQDGRRR, from the coding sequence ATGAGCATCATCGGCTCGGAACCGGACGTTTATTTCCGGCTTATCAAGGCGTTTCCTCTGCTCCCGATTGAGTCGGACGAGGAGTTGGACCGGGCCATTGCCGTGATCAACTCGCTGTTGGACAAGCCGGTCCTGTCGCCCGGCGAGCAAGGGTACTTAGACGTGCTGAGCGATCTCGTAGAGAAGTACGAATCGACCGCACACCCGATGCAGCCCGTGTCGGACGGCGAAATGCTGCGGCACCTGATCGAGGCAAAAGGCGTTACGGAAATAGCGGTCTCGCGGGCGACCAAGATCGCGGCTGCCACGATATCGGATGTCTTGAGCGACAAGCGTCAACTCACCCGCCCACAGATCGCCAAGCTGGCGAATTACTTTTGCGTTGATCCCACCGTCTTCCACCGAGAGTTGCCGCAAGACGGCAGACGTCGATAA
- a CDS encoding type II toxin-antitoxin system HigB family toxin — protein sequence MLRDFWRRHTEAESPLRAWVRRTRKSQWLNFADVRKSFPHADLVGKCVVFNIGGNKYRLITVIHFEASRQKVYVRHILTHREYDEGNWKEGCGCA from the coding sequence ATGCTGCGTGACTTTTGGCGGCGCCACACCGAGGCGGAATCGCCTCTACGCGCGTGGGTGCGTCGCACCAGGAAGTCGCAATGGCTCAATTTCGCCGATGTGCGCAAATCGTTCCCCCATGCGGATCTGGTTGGCAAGTGCGTGGTTTTCAATATCGGCGGCAATAAGTATCGCCTCATCACAGTCATCCATTTTGAGGCCAGCCGGCAAAAGGTGTATGTTCGGCATATCTTGACCCATCGCGAATACGACGAGGGAAACTGGAAGGAAGGGTGCGGCTGCGCATGA
- a CDS encoding PHP domain-containing protein, protein MFRGQKVKVKESWQSGIRLLKGCEVDILEDGSLDLDDSILKELDIVICSVHSKFNLSREKQTERIIRAMDDPYTNIIGHATGRLIGRREPYQVDVERLIEAARERGCFLELNAQPDRLDLADNYCKLAKERGVKLAISTDAHSRNDLMFMRFGVAQAPPRLAGGRRRDQHPRLARPEEAARAVGQWLVAEPVTGKNIATAFGFDAAPVLTDSGFPKSFYAPVPFLHGP, encoded by the coding sequence GTGTTTCGTGGCCAAAAAGTCAAAGTCAAGGAATCGTGGCAAAGCGGCATCCGCCTGTTGAAAGGTTGCGAGGTCGACATCCTGGAGGACGGTTCGCTCGATCTGGACGACTCGATCCTCAAAGAACTCGACATCGTCATCTGTTCCGTCCACTCAAAATTCAACCTCTCGCGCGAGAAGCAGACGGAACGCATCATCCGGGCGATGGACGATCCGTATACGAACATCATCGGGCATGCCACGGGACGGCTGATCGGCCGCCGCGAGCCGTATCAGGTCGACGTCGAGCGGCTGATCGAGGCGGCCCGCGAGCGCGGCTGTTTTCTGGAGCTCAACGCCCAGCCAGACCGGCTCGACCTGGCCGACAACTATTGCAAGCTGGCCAAGGAGCGGGGCGTGAAGCTGGCGATCTCGACGGACGCTCACAGCCGCAACGACTTGATGTTCATGCGGTTCGGCGTGGCGCAGGCCCCGCCGCGGCTGGCTGGAGGCCGACGACGTGATCAACACCCGCGGCTGGCGCGGCCTGAAGAAGCTGCTCGAGCGGTAGGCCAGTGGTTAGTGGCGGAGCCGGTTACCGGCAAGAACATCGCTACGGCTTTCGGCTTCGACGCAGCGCCCGTTCTTACGGATTCGGGCTTTCCGAAATCTTTTTATGCGCCGGTGCCTTTTTTGCACGGCCCTTGA
- a CDS encoding thiamine pyrophosphate-dependent enzyme has protein sequence MAKTTADILIERLMDWGVDTIFGIPGDGINGLMEALRKVKDKVRFVQVRHEEAAAFMACAYAKFTGRLGVCLATSGPGAIHLLNGLYDAKLDSTPVLALTGQTYHDLLGTRFQQEVDLLQLYSGVACFNQQVMGPDHAESLIDVACRNALSMRGVAHITCCNDYQEMPLSKGQQSMMKVKGHTSAAWHPPISVPQHDTLAAAAEIINSGQKVVIMVGQGALGAGDEVEQLAESLAAPVVKALLGKAVVPDDSPYTTGYLGLIGTTPSNQAMESCDTLLLIGTSFPYMQFLPKPGQAKAVQIDRDPTRIGLRYPVNVGLVGDARATLSALMPMLKPKNDRSMLEQAQAGMKEWRELMLKRSSRDDTPLKPQVVARHVSEMLADNAIVTCDSGTVTTWAARHINMRRGMKFSLSGTLATMAPGLPYANAAQIAFPDRQVVAFVGDGGFTMLGCEFITAVKYKLPIKVVIIKNNVLGQIKWEQMVFLGNPEYGVELEPIDFVKFAEACGGVGYRCEQPDEVRPALEAAFASRRPALVEATVDPFEPPMPAGATVKQAVHLAESLARGEPHRGKIATTIFRDKVSDLT, from the coding sequence ATGGCCAAAACGACTGCGGATATCTTGATCGAGCGGCTCATGGACTGGGGAGTCGATACCATCTTCGGAATCCCCGGCGACGGCATCAACGGCCTCATGGAAGCCTTGCGCAAAGTCAAAGACAAGGTCCGCTTCGTGCAAGTGCGCCACGAGGAAGCGGCCGCTTTCATGGCCTGCGCCTATGCGAAGTTCACCGGCCGACTGGGTGTTTGTTTGGCCACGTCCGGCCCCGGCGCCATCCACTTGCTCAACGGCCTTTACGATGCCAAGCTCGACAGCACGCCGGTGCTCGCGCTCACCGGCCAAACCTATCACGACCTTCTGGGCACTCGCTTCCAGCAAGAAGTCGACCTCTTGCAACTTTACAGCGGGGTGGCCTGCTTCAATCAACAAGTCATGGGGCCGGACCATGCGGAGTCGCTGATTGATGTGGCCTGCCGCAATGCCCTGTCGATGCGCGGCGTGGCGCATATCACGTGTTGCAACGACTACCAGGAGATGCCGCTCTCCAAGGGCCAGCAGTCCATGATGAAGGTCAAAGGCCACACTTCGGCCGCCTGGCATCCGCCCATCAGCGTTCCCCAGCACGACACGCTCGCGGCCGCCGCCGAAATCATCAACAGCGGCCAGAAGGTGGTGATCATGGTGGGACAAGGGGCGCTGGGCGCCGGCGATGAGGTGGAACAACTCGCGGAATCGTTGGCCGCGCCGGTGGTGAAAGCCTTGCTCGGCAAAGCGGTCGTCCCCGATGATTCTCCCTACACCACCGGCTATCTCGGGCTGATCGGCACGACGCCTTCCAACCAGGCGATGGAGAGTTGCGATACGCTGCTCTTGATCGGCACGAGTTTTCCCTACATGCAATTCTTGCCCAAGCCCGGACAGGCCAAGGCCGTGCAAATCGACCGCGACCCGACGCGGATCGGGCTGCGCTATCCGGTCAATGTCGGTCTGGTGGGCGACGCGCGCGCCACCTTGAGCGCGTTGATGCCCATGCTCAAGCCCAAGAACGACCGCTCGATGCTCGAACAGGCCCAAGCGGGAATGAAGGAGTGGCGAGAGTTGATGCTGAAGCGCTCCAGCCGCGACGACACTCCGCTCAAGCCCCAGGTCGTCGCCCGGCACGTGAGCGAGATGTTGGCCGACAACGCCATTGTGACCTGCGATTCGGGCACCGTCACCACTTGGGCCGCGCGCCACATAAACATGCGGCGGGGCATGAAGTTCTCGCTCTCGGGCACATTGGCCACCATGGCGCCGGGCCTGCCCTACGCCAACGCCGCCCAGATCGCCTTTCCCGATCGGCAGGTGGTGGCCTTCGTGGGCGACGGCGGCTTCACCATGCTCGGTTGCGAGTTCATCACCGCCGTCAAATACAAGTTGCCGATCAAGGTGGTCATCATCAAGAACAACGTACTAGGACAGATCAAATGGGAGCAGATGGTGTTCCTGGGCAACCCGGAATATGGCGTCGAGTTGGAGCCGATCGATTTCGTGAAATTCGCCGAGGCGTGCGGCGGCGTGGGCTACCGTTGCGAGCAGCCCGATGAAGTGCGGCCGGCCTTGGAAGCCGCTTTCGCCTCGAGAAGGCCGGCGCTGGTGGAAGCCACGGTCGATCCCTTCGAGCCTCCCATGCCGGCGGGCGCGACCGTCAAGCAGGCGGTGCATCTGGCCGAATCGTTGGCCCGCGGTGAACCGCACCGCGGCAAGATCGCCACCACGATCTTCCGCGACAAAGTGAGCGATTTGACCTAG
- a CDS encoding FAD-linked oxidase C-terminal domain-containing protein translates to MSVQTATPPEAKEIQRHDFDSQVDARSLEARLRTAVRGEVRFDDGSRALYATDGSNYRQVPIGVVIPRSADDVVATVALCREYGAPILGRGGGTSLTGGCCNVAVVLDFSKYMNRLIELNPAGKFARVQPGIVLDSLRMAAEKHELTFAPDPSTHNHCCLGGMMGNNSCGIHSIMGGRTVDNIQELDILTYDGLRMRVGPTSDEEYERIVAAGGRKADIYRRLRDLRDRYGDLIRQRYPNIPRRVSGYSLDELLPESGFNVARSLIGSESTCVLFLEATCRLIHSPPKRTLVVVGFPDVATAGDHVPEVLKHGPLGLEGLDDHLINDLRAKSLEMDLLPLLPKGDGWLLVEFGGETQEESDAKADALVRQLSGRPHVKDWKIYTDKKEERLVWEIRESGLGATARIPNRPDNWEGWEDSAVPPEKVGDYLRDLRKLLDKYNYQCALYGHFGQGCVHTRINFQFKTAEGVAIYRRFMYEAADLVLSYGGSLSGEHGDGQSRAELLPKMYGTELIEAFREFKSIWDPDWKMNPGKKVDAYKISENLRLGPNYHPLQVETHFTFPDDHGSFAYATERCVSVGTCRREKGGTMCPSYMVTKEEKDSTRGRAHLLFEMLQGEPLKKVWKNEAVRDALDLCLACKGCKGDCPMQVDMATYKAEYLSHYYEGRLRPRHAYAMGWIYWWSRLASLAPPLVNFFSQTPGLSTLTKWLGGVSPHRQMPPFANQPFKQWFFQRPPRNVGAERVILWPDTFNNYFHPEVAKAAVEVLEDVGWQVVVPRASLCCGRPLYDYGMLDTAKRMLRQILLTLQGEIQAGTPLVGLEPSCVAVFRDELRSLFPMDEDAKRLQQQTFTLAEFIEKYAPDHRFPLLRRKAIVHGHCHHKAVMKLKAEDHVLTKLGLNYEVPQTGCCGMAGSFGFEKEHYDISMQVGEHALLPAVRGVEKDTLVVADGFSCKHQISEGTDRRALHLAQVLQMALHESPAGPPAGYPEARYPDVRLDGPEKRQAVIRSAIVAGVGVLAAAGALYVVKKAIERRT, encoded by the coding sequence ATGAGTGTTCAAACCGCCACCCCGCCCGAAGCGAAAGAAATTCAACGTCACGACTTCGACTCGCAGGTCGATGCCAGGTCGTTGGAGGCGCGGCTCAGGACGGCGGTGCGCGGCGAAGTGCGCTTCGACGACGGTTCGCGGGCACTCTACGCCACCGACGGCTCCAATTATCGGCAAGTGCCGATCGGCGTGGTCATTCCCCGCAGCGCGGACGACGTTGTGGCCACGGTGGCGCTGTGCCGCGAATACGGCGCGCCGATCCTCGGCCGCGGCGGCGGCACCAGCCTCACGGGCGGATGCTGCAACGTGGCCGTCGTACTCGACTTCTCCAAGTACATGAACCGCCTGATCGAGCTCAACCCCGCGGGCAAGTTCGCCCGCGTACAGCCGGGCATCGTGCTCGACAGCTTGCGAATGGCCGCCGAAAAGCACGAATTGACGTTCGCGCCCGATCCGTCGACGCACAATCACTGCTGCCTGGGCGGCATGATGGGCAACAACTCCTGCGGCATCCATTCGATTATGGGCGGCCGCACCGTCGACAACATCCAAGAGCTGGACATTCTAACCTACGACGGCCTGCGGATGCGCGTCGGCCCGACCAGCGACGAAGAATACGAGCGGATTGTCGCGGCGGGAGGACGAAAAGCCGACATCTATCGCCGGCTGCGCGATTTACGCGACCGTTACGGCGATCTGATTCGCCAGCGCTATCCAAACATTCCGCGGCGCGTGTCGGGCTACAGCCTTGATGAGTTGCTGCCGGAAAGCGGCTTTAACGTGGCCCGTTCGCTGATCGGCTCGGAGAGCACCTGCGTGCTATTCCTGGAAGCGACCTGCCGGTTGATCCACAGCCCGCCCAAACGCACGCTGGTGGTGGTCGGCTTTCCGGACGTCGCCACGGCCGGCGATCACGTGCCCGAGGTGCTGAAGCATGGCCCGTTGGGCTTGGAAGGGCTCGACGATCATCTGATCAACGACTTGCGGGCGAAATCGCTGGAGATGGATTTGCTGCCGTTGCTGCCCAAAGGCGACGGCTGGCTGCTGGTCGAGTTCGGCGGCGAGACGCAGGAAGAGTCCGACGCCAAAGCGGACGCGCTGGTGCGGCAACTCAGTGGCCGGCCGCACGTCAAAGATTGGAAGATTTACACGGACAAGAAAGAAGAGCGGCTGGTCTGGGAGATCCGCGAGTCGGGGCTGGGGGCCACGGCCCGCATTCCCAACAGGCCCGATAACTGGGAGGGTTGGGAAGATTCCGCCGTACCGCCTGAAAAAGTCGGCGACTATCTGCGCGATCTGAGGAAGCTGCTCGACAAGTATAATTATCAATGCGCCCTCTACGGGCATTTTGGCCAGGGCTGCGTTCACACGCGGATCAATTTCCAGTTCAAGACGGCCGAAGGCGTGGCCATCTACCGGCGCTTCATGTATGAAGCCGCCGACCTGGTGTTGAGTTATGGCGGTTCGCTTTCCGGCGAGCATGGCGACGGTCAGTCGCGAGCCGAGCTGTTGCCCAAGATGTACGGCACCGAACTGATCGAGGCCTTCCGCGAGTTCAAGTCGATCTGGGATCCTGATTGGAAGATGAATCCGGGCAAGAAGGTCGACGCCTACAAGATTAGCGAGAACTTGCGGCTCGGCCCGAACTATCATCCGCTGCAAGTTGAAACCCACTTTACGTTTCCCGACGATCACGGCAGTTTTGCCTATGCCACAGAGCGGTGCGTGAGCGTGGGCACGTGCCGGCGCGAGAAGGGCGGCACCATGTGCCCCAGCTATATGGTGACCAAGGAGGAAAAAGACTCCACGCGCGGCCGGGCGCACCTGCTGTTTGAAATGCTGCAAGGTGAGCCGCTCAAGAAGGTATGGAAAAACGAGGCCGTGCGAGACGCACTCGATCTCTGCCTGGCGTGCAAAGGGTGCAAAGGCGATTGCCCGATGCAGGTCGACATGGCCACCTACAAGGCCGAGTATTTGTCGCACTATTATGAGGGCCGCTTGCGTCCGCGGCACGCCTACGCGATGGGTTGGATTTATTGGTGGAGTCGGCTGGCGTCGCTGGCGCCGCCTTTGGTCAATTTTTTCAGCCAGACGCCCGGACTCAGCACGCTAACCAAGTGGCTCGGCGGTGTGTCGCCCCATCGGCAGATGCCGCCCTTTGCCAATCAGCCGTTCAAGCAATGGTTTTTCCAGCGGCCGCCGCGCAACGTCGGCGCGGAACGGGTCATTCTCTGGCCCGACACATTCAACAACTATTTCCACCCCGAGGTGGCCAAGGCGGCGGTGGAAGTGCTTGAAGACGTGGGCTGGCAGGTGGTCGTGCCCCGCGCGTCGCTCTGTTGCGGCCGCCCCTTGTATGACTATGGGATGCTCGACACCGCCAAACGGATGCTGCGGCAGATCCTCTTGACTTTGCAGGGCGAGATCCAGGCGGGTACGCCGCTCGTCGGCCTCGAACCAAGCTGCGTGGCCGTGTTTCGCGATGAACTGCGCAGCCTGTTCCCTATGGACGAAGACGCCAAGCGCTTGCAGCAGCAAACGTTCACGCTCGCCGAGTTCATCGAAAAATACGCGCCCGATCATCGCTTTCCGCTGTTGCGGCGCAAGGCGATCGTTCACGGCCACTGCCATCATAAGGCCGTGATGAAGTTGAAGGCGGAAGACCACGTGCTCACCAAACTGGGCTTGAACTACGAAGTCCCGCAGACGGGTTGCTGTGGCATGGCGGGGTCGTTCGGCTTTGAGAAGGAACACTACGACATTTCCATGCAAGTCGGCGAGCACGCGCTGTTGCCGGCGGTGCGGGGCGTCGAGAAAGACACGTTGGTCGTGGCCGATGGTTTTAGCTGCAAGCACCAGATCAGCGAAGGCACGGACCGGCGCGCATTGCACCTGGCGCAAGTATTGCAGATGGCGTTGCACGAGTCGCCCGCCGGTCCGCCCGCCGGTTATCCCGAGGCGCGGTATCCCGATGTGCGGCTCGACGGCCCCGAAAAGCGGCAAGCCGTCATCCGTTCGGCCATCGTCGCCGGCGTGGGCGTGTTGGCGGCGGCCGGCGCGCTATACGTAGTCAAAAAGGCGATCGAACGAAGAACTTAG
- a CDS encoding SDR family oxidoreductase has protein sequence MLRSSKPEVVVITGASAGVGRATAREFGRRGAHVGLLARGPDALEATCREIEQLGGKALGAPTDVAFDDQVEAAAEQVEQCFGPIDIWINCAMTSVFSPFEQMTPDEFKRVIDVTFMGQVYGTMAALKRMSPRNRGTIVQVGSALVYRSIPLQSAYCAAKAAVRGFTDSLRTELLHQKSRVHLTMVQLPGLNTPQFDWSKSRMPHRAQPVPPIYQPEVAADAIVWAAHHRRREVWVGRPSLKAIVGAKVAPAIGDWVLSREGYSAQQTPEPEDPDREYNLWEPLPGDHGAHGRFDRRATSFSPQWWLDKHRGLIALAAGTAGVTWAVFCAAKERRHLPPTAAKPRVPSPVRRGRG, from the coding sequence ATGTTGAGGTCATCCAAACCAGAAGTCGTCGTCATCACCGGGGCTTCGGCCGGTGTGGGTCGGGCAACCGCGCGCGAGTTCGGCCGCCGCGGAGCGCACGTGGGGCTACTGGCCCGCGGACCCGACGCTTTGGAGGCCACGTGCCGCGAGATCGAGCAACTTGGCGGCAAAGCGCTGGGGGCGCCCACCGATGTGGCCTTCGACGACCAGGTGGAAGCCGCCGCCGAACAGGTGGAGCAGTGCTTCGGTCCGATCGACATCTGGATCAATTGCGCGATGACGTCGGTCTTTTCGCCCTTCGAGCAGATGACGCCCGACGAATTCAAACGGGTGATCGATGTCACCTTCATGGGCCAGGTCTACGGAACGATGGCGGCGCTGAAGCGGATGTCGCCGCGCAATCGCGGCACGATCGTGCAAGTCGGTTCGGCCCTGGTGTACCGCAGCATTCCGCTGCAATCGGCTTATTGCGCGGCGAAGGCGGCGGTGCGCGGTTTCACCGATTCACTGCGCACCGAATTGCTGCACCAGAAGAGCCGGGTACACCTGACGATGGTCCAATTGCCGGGCCTCAACACGCCGCAATTCGACTGGTCGAAAAGCCGCATGCCGCACCGTGCGCAACCGGTGCCGCCGATCTATCAACCGGAAGTCGCGGCCGACGCGATTGTATGGGCGGCGCATCACCGGCGGCGTGAAGTATGGGTCGGACGGCCGTCGCTCAAAGCGATCGTCGGGGCCAAAGTTGCGCCTGCCATCGGCGACTGGGTGCTAAGTCGCGAAGGTTATTCCGCCCAGCAGACCCCGGAGCCGGAAGACCCCGATCGGGAATATAACCTCTGGGAGCCGCTTCCTGGAGACCACGGCGCTCACGGCCGCTTCGACCGGCGCGCCACGAGCTTCAGCCCGCAGTGGTGGCTCGACAAGCACCGTGGACTGATCGCGTTGGCCGCCGGTACTGCGGGCGTCACCTGGGCGGTATTCTGCGCGGCGAAGGAACGCCGGCATTTGCCCCCAACAGCGGCGAAGCCGCGGGTTCCCTCTCCCGTCCGGAGAGGGCGAGGGTGA